One stretch of Bombus affinis isolate iyBomAffi1 chromosome 4, iyBomAffi1.2, whole genome shotgun sequence DNA includes these proteins:
- the LOC126915587 gene encoding ribosomal RNA processing protein 1 homolog isoform X2 has protein sequence MAVRKARCIREPMQKSIHVKHISSKQVNEKDKKAIVIAQEIKFARLLSCNDKVTRDRVLKNLKRWLIVRSQSTLALTKADFMRLWKGLFYYMWMSDKPLIQEELAESLSKIVHCLKTKELVRRIIRQTFQKCKENLWDIEWIKDISEILEKLLVDPKICLGFTMHITEIYLEELAKISDGNIPENVVTEFIKPFISYLIPMDDERQIKHVMRHIFRYLIFQSDIGMDYMEKFKAWRSAGFPAGSIDAMEKIELSDEEDNNITRDIDIYLEKQVKYNTEKPLDPRAGRIDVELPQIPFNPRQIADLLNKYKFHSLSTTKSRRQLRRLIKEFIELSDGKMPLGIKEIRIPKMQKKNTDIKSAAVRLLKFEQELYSDTLQKGRKRKKNKQLIQDESDKFSEDESENINNETNHEDNTVEMNNDETIKKKRKIKHKLDFTDNLINTNSQILDENNLSLKKRKFKIKENQNICKTDSKDSNCKLRNNSSLLIEDIDENKKIKLKKNKNITVKKLNIVKQAKRKKSTKSKVTGKWNVSDNIEPSTLLMDNNSTKSCMEIDENLVTSNHEQKNNVYSKQPTWLVPILTKLENKKNETPISLKRKHEISTTTSSKKRVKIALHCNTAQHTSEYISQIRKSPAIPFDANKKPLAGVLKASPIPSPINPFYRRNI, from the exons ATGGCAGTTAGAAAAGCACGTTGTATACGTGAACCAATGCAAAAGTCTATACATGTAAAACATATATCTTCAAAGCAAGTGaatgaaaaagataaaaaagcaATTGTTATCGCGCAAGAAATTAAATTTGCTCGATTACTCTCATGTAACGATAAAGTAACTCGAGATAGAGtactaaaaaatttaaaaagatgGTTGATAGTTCGTTCACAAAGTACTCTTG CACTTACAAAGGCGGATTTTATGCGATTATGGAAaggtttattttattatatgtggATGTCAGATAAACCTTTGATTCAAGAAGAACTAGCAGAATCTCTTAGTAAAATTGTACATTGTTTAAAAACTAAAGAG CTAGTTCGAAGAATAATTCGACAGACTTTCCAGAAATGTAAAGAGAATTTATGGGATATTGAATGGATAAAAGATATTTCTGAAATACTTGAAAAGTTATTAGTTGATCCAAAAATATGTCTTGGTTTTACTATGCATATAACAGAAATATATCTAGAAGAACTTGCAAAA ATTAGTGATGGAAATATACCAGAAAATGTTGTTACAGAATTTATTAAACCATTTATTTCATATCTTATACCTATGGATGATGAAAGACAAATTAAACATGTAATGAGACATATTTTTAGATATCTGATTTTTCAATCAGATATTGGTATGGATTATATGGAAAAATTTAAAGCTTGGAGAAGT GCTGGTTTTCCTGCTGGTTCTATTGATGCTATGGAAAAAATAGAACTGTCAGATGAAGAAGATAATAATATTACTAGAGACATAGACATTTATCTTGAAAAACAAGTGAAATATAATACAGAGAAACCACTAGATCCTAGAGCTGGTAGAATAGATGTTGAATTGCCACAAATACCTTTTAATCCAAGACAGATAGCTGATTTGTTAAATAAGTATAAATTTCATTCCTTATCAACAACAAAATCACGTAGACAATTACGTCGTCTTATTAAAGA GTTTATAGAATTATCAGATGGTAAAATGCCATTAGGCATTAAGGAAATAAGAATTCCAAAAATgcaaaagaaaaatacagatataAAGTCAGCTGCAGTACGTCTTCTAAAATTTGAGCAGGAATTATATTCGGATACGCTACAAAAAGGGcgcaaaaggaaaaagaataagCAGTTAATACAAGATGAAAGTGATAAATTTAGTGAAGATGAATCAGAAAATATTAACAACGAAACTAACCATGAAGATAATACTGTAGAAATGAATAATGATGaaactattaaaaaaaaaagaaaaattaagcaTAAATTAGATTTTActgataatttaataaatacaaattcGCAAATATTAGATGAAAATAATCTGAGtttgaagaaaagaaaatttaagataaaagaaaatcaGAATATTTGTAAAACAGATTCAAAAGATAGTAATtgtaaattaagaaataattctTCATTATTAATTGAAGATATTgatgaaaataagaaaataaaattaaaaaagaacaaGAATATAACTGTCAAAAAACTAAACATTGTTAAACAAGCAAAGAGAAAAAAGTCAACAAAATCAAAAGTTACTGGTAAATGGAATGTTTCTGATAATATAGAACCATCCACTCTTTTGATGGATAATAACAGCACAAAGTCATGTATGGAAATTGATGAAAATTTAGTTACAAGTAACCACGAGCAAAAAAATAATGTATATAGTAAACAACCAACTTGGTTGGTACCTATATTAACAAAAttagagaataaaaaaaat GAAACACCAATAAGCTTAAAAAGAAAACATGAAATAAGTACTACTACAAGTTCTAAAAAACGAGTGAAAATTGCTCTTCACTGTAATACAGCTCAACATACATCTGAATATATTTCACAAATTCGGAAAAGTCCAGCTATACCTTTTGATGCAAACAAGAAACCATTAGCAGGTGTACTAAAAGCAAGTCCTATACCAAGTCCAATTAATCCATTTTAtagaagaaatatataa
- the LOC126915587 gene encoding ribosomal RNA processing protein 1 homolog isoform X1, with protein MAVRKARCIREPMQKSIHVKHISSKQVNEKDKKAIVIAQEIKFARLLSCNDKVTRDRVLKNLKRWLIVRSQSTLALTKADFMRLWKGLFYYMWMSDKPLIQEELAESLSKIVHCLKTKEVVLLYTECVLRTLGIEWFGIDQYRLDKFCMLVRRIIRQTFQKCKENLWDIEWIKDISEILEKLLVDPKICLGFTMHITEIYLEELAKISDGNIPENVVTEFIKPFISYLIPMDDERQIKHVMRHIFRYLIFQSDIGMDYMEKFKAWRSAGFPAGSIDAMEKIELSDEEDNNITRDIDIYLEKQVKYNTEKPLDPRAGRIDVELPQIPFNPRQIADLLNKYKFHSLSTTKSRRQLRRLIKEFIELSDGKMPLGIKEIRIPKMQKKNTDIKSAAVRLLKFEQELYSDTLQKGRKRKKNKQLIQDESDKFSEDESENINNETNHEDNTVEMNNDETIKKKRKIKHKLDFTDNLINTNSQILDENNLSLKKRKFKIKENQNICKTDSKDSNCKLRNNSSLLIEDIDENKKIKLKKNKNITVKKLNIVKQAKRKKSTKSKVTGKWNVSDNIEPSTLLMDNNSTKSCMEIDENLVTSNHEQKNNVYSKQPTWLVPILTKLENKKNETPISLKRKHEISTTTSSKKRVKIALHCNTAQHTSEYISQIRKSPAIPFDANKKPLAGVLKASPIPSPINPFYRRNI; from the exons ATGGCAGTTAGAAAAGCACGTTGTATACGTGAACCAATGCAAAAGTCTATACATGTAAAACATATATCTTCAAAGCAAGTGaatgaaaaagataaaaaagcaATTGTTATCGCGCAAGAAATTAAATTTGCTCGATTACTCTCATGTAACGATAAAGTAACTCGAGATAGAGtactaaaaaatttaaaaagatgGTTGATAGTTCGTTCACAAAGTACTCTTG CACTTACAAAGGCGGATTTTATGCGATTATGGAAaggtttattttattatatgtggATGTCAGATAAACCTTTGATTCAAGAAGAACTAGCAGAATCTCTTAGTAAAATTGTACATTGTTTAAAAACTAAAGAGGTAGTATTACTCTATACAGAATGTGTTTTAAGAACATTAGGTATTGAATGGTTTGGTATAGATCAATATAGATTAGATAAATTTTGCATG CTAGTTCGAAGAATAATTCGACAGACTTTCCAGAAATGTAAAGAGAATTTATGGGATATTGAATGGATAAAAGATATTTCTGAAATACTTGAAAAGTTATTAGTTGATCCAAAAATATGTCTTGGTTTTACTATGCATATAACAGAAATATATCTAGAAGAACTTGCAAAA ATTAGTGATGGAAATATACCAGAAAATGTTGTTACAGAATTTATTAAACCATTTATTTCATATCTTATACCTATGGATGATGAAAGACAAATTAAACATGTAATGAGACATATTTTTAGATATCTGATTTTTCAATCAGATATTGGTATGGATTATATGGAAAAATTTAAAGCTTGGAGAAGT GCTGGTTTTCCTGCTGGTTCTATTGATGCTATGGAAAAAATAGAACTGTCAGATGAAGAAGATAATAATATTACTAGAGACATAGACATTTATCTTGAAAAACAAGTGAAATATAATACAGAGAAACCACTAGATCCTAGAGCTGGTAGAATAGATGTTGAATTGCCACAAATACCTTTTAATCCAAGACAGATAGCTGATTTGTTAAATAAGTATAAATTTCATTCCTTATCAACAACAAAATCACGTAGACAATTACGTCGTCTTATTAAAGA GTTTATAGAATTATCAGATGGTAAAATGCCATTAGGCATTAAGGAAATAAGAATTCCAAAAATgcaaaagaaaaatacagatataAAGTCAGCTGCAGTACGTCTTCTAAAATTTGAGCAGGAATTATATTCGGATACGCTACAAAAAGGGcgcaaaaggaaaaagaataagCAGTTAATACAAGATGAAAGTGATAAATTTAGTGAAGATGAATCAGAAAATATTAACAACGAAACTAACCATGAAGATAATACTGTAGAAATGAATAATGATGaaactattaaaaaaaaaagaaaaattaagcaTAAATTAGATTTTActgataatttaataaatacaaattcGCAAATATTAGATGAAAATAATCTGAGtttgaagaaaagaaaatttaagataaaagaaaatcaGAATATTTGTAAAACAGATTCAAAAGATAGTAATtgtaaattaagaaataattctTCATTATTAATTGAAGATATTgatgaaaataagaaaataaaattaaaaaagaacaaGAATATAACTGTCAAAAAACTAAACATTGTTAAACAAGCAAAGAGAAAAAAGTCAACAAAATCAAAAGTTACTGGTAAATGGAATGTTTCTGATAATATAGAACCATCCACTCTTTTGATGGATAATAACAGCACAAAGTCATGTATGGAAATTGATGAAAATTTAGTTACAAGTAACCACGAGCAAAAAAATAATGTATATAGTAAACAACCAACTTGGTTGGTACCTATATTAACAAAAttagagaataaaaaaaat GAAACACCAATAAGCTTAAAAAGAAAACATGAAATAAGTACTACTACAAGTTCTAAAAAACGAGTGAAAATTGCTCTTCACTGTAATACAGCTCAACATACATCTGAATATATTTCACAAATTCGGAAAAGTCCAGCTATACCTTTTGATGCAAACAAGAAACCATTAGCAGGTGTACTAAAAGCAAGTCCTATACCAAGTCCAATTAATCCATTTTAtagaagaaatatataa